The following are from one region of the Etheostoma spectabile isolate EspeVRDwgs_2016 chromosome 15, UIUC_Espe_1.0, whole genome shotgun sequence genome:
- the gtf2f1 gene encoding general transcription factor IIF subunit 1 isoform X1, with the protein MTSLGGSSSSATEYTVRVPKNTSKKYNIMAFNSGDRVNCSTWTQARMERDMSARRIYGEEESAEGAAGSEFGKKHREEARRKKYGIVTREFKGEDQPWILKVNGKAGKRFRGLKKGGVTENASYYIFTQCPDGAFEAFPVHGWYNFTPQFKHRTLTAEEAEEEWGRRNKVVNHFSIMLQRRFREQERGGEDDDDENEKSGKKKKKGGGRGGDLRIHDLEEDLEMSSDDSDSSMGDDGEGKTKAKKATGKGKAKKKKRKSSDKEALEDSDDGDYEGLEVDYMSDESSSSDEELEKGKSSKGEHHPKGIDEASESEEESEEEKQNEEEAKDEEEEEEEGKKTPVQPEKKKKKDSSGESESSDDSDIEGETASALFMKKRTPPKRGGRGSAGSSRTGSRPGTPSIDSASTSNTLSAAASKLEQGKRPTLGPSTDSPAAKRLKMEPSSQSPVPSGKSTPQPPSGKSTPSSSDVQLTEEAVRRYLIRKPMTTKDLLKKFQTKRTGLSSEQTVNVLAQILKRLNPERKNVNDKMHFYLTE; encoded by the exons ATGACTTCTCTG GGGGGCAGCAGTTCCTCAGCCACAGAATACACGGTGCGAGTCCCCAA AAACACCAGTAAGAAGTacaacatcatggctttcaattCAGGAGACAGAGTCAACTGTTCAACTTGGACACAG GCTCGCATGGAAAGAGACATGAGTGCTCGGCGGATATATGGGGAGGAAGAGTCAGCGGAAGGCGCGGCTGGCAGTGAGTTTGGCAAAAAGCACCGCGAGGAAGCACGGCGGAAGAAGTATGGTATTGTGACACGTGAGTTCAAAGGGGAGGACCAGCCCTGGATTCTCAAGGTCAATGGCAAGGCCGGCAAGAG GTTCAGAGGTCTGAAGAAGGGCGGTGTTACAGAAAATGCATCCTACTACATCTTTACACAGTGTCCCGATGGAGCCTTTGAGGCTTTCCCTGTCCACGGCTGGTACAACTTTACACCGCAGTTCAAGCACCGAACTCTCActgctgaggaggctgaggaggagtGGGGCAG AAGAAACAAGGTGGTGAATCACTTCAGCATCATGCTTCAGAGACGTTTCCGGGAGCAGGAACGTGGTGGTGAGGATGATGACGATGAGAACGAGAAGTcggggaagaagaaaaagaaggggggTGGGAGAGGGGGCGACCTGCGCATTCACGACCTGGAAGAGGACCTGGAGATGAGCAGCGATGACAGTGACAGCAGTATGGGGGACG ATGGAGAGGGCAAGACAAAGGCGAAAAAAGCCACGGGGAAAGGtaaagcaaagaagaagaagagaaagagcagTGACAAAGAGGCCTTGGAGGACAGCGATGACGGTGACTACGAGGGTCTAGAGGTGGATTACATGTCCGATGAAAGCAG CAGTTCAGACGAAGAGCTTGAAAAGGGAAAGTCCAGCAAAGGGGAGCACCACCCCAAAG GGATCGATGAGGCGTCTGAAAGTGaggaagagagtgaggaggagaAACAGAATGAAGAGGAAGCaaaagatgaggaggaagaagaagaggaaggaaagaaaaccCCGGTCCAAccggaaaagaagaagaaaaaag ACAGCAGCGGCGAGTCGGAAAGCTCCGACGACAGTGACATCGAGGGAGAGACAGCCTCCGCTCTgttcatg AAGAAGCGCACGCCTCCTAAACGTGGAGGACGTGGCTCTGCGGGCAGCTCCAGGACTGGCAGTCGCCCCGGGACACCATCCATAGACTCTGCCTCCACCTCCAATACACTCAGTGCTGCTGCCAGCAAGCTAGAGCAAG gTAAGAGACCGACTCTGGGTCCTAGCACTGACTCACCCGCTGCCAAAAGACTGAAGATGGAGCCCAGCAGTCAGAGCCCTGTTCCCTCTGGGAAGAGTACGCCTCAACCCCCGTCAGGCAAATCCACTCCTAGCTCAAG TGATGTGCAGCTAACTGAGGAAGCGGTCCGGCGTTACCTCATCCGTAAACCGATGACCACCAAAGACCTGCTGAAGAAGTTCCAGACCAAGCGCACAGGTTTGAGCAGTGAGCAGACTGTCAACGTGCTGGCACAGATCCTGAAGCGTCTCAATCCGGAGCGCAAGAACGTAAATGATAAAATGCACTTCTACCTCACTGAGTAA
- the gtf2f1 gene encoding general transcription factor IIF subunit 1 isoform X2, producing the protein MTSLGGSSSSATEYTVRVPKNTSKKYNIMAFNSGDRVNCSTWTQARMERDMSARRIYGEEESAEGAAGSEFGKKHREEARRKKYGIVTREFKGEDQPWILKVNGKAGKRFRGLKKGGVTENASYYIFTQCPDGAFEAFPVHGWYNFTPQFKHRTLTAEEAEEEWGRRNKVVNHFSIMLQRRFREQERGGEDDDDENEKSGKKKKKGGGRGGDLRIHDLEEDLEMSSDDSDSSMGDDGEGKTKAKKATGKGKAKKKKRKSSDKEALEDSDDGDYEGLEVDYMSDESSSDEELEKGKSSKGEHHPKGIDEASESEEESEEEKQNEEEAKDEEEEEEEGKKTPVQPEKKKKKDSSGESESSDDSDIEGETASALFMKKRTPPKRGGRGSAGSSRTGSRPGTPSIDSASTSNTLSAAASKLEQGKRPTLGPSTDSPAAKRLKMEPSSQSPVPSGKSTPQPPSGKSTPSSSDVQLTEEAVRRYLIRKPMTTKDLLKKFQTKRTGLSSEQTVNVLAQILKRLNPERKNVNDKMHFYLTE; encoded by the exons ATGACTTCTCTG GGGGGCAGCAGTTCCTCAGCCACAGAATACACGGTGCGAGTCCCCAA AAACACCAGTAAGAAGTacaacatcatggctttcaattCAGGAGACAGAGTCAACTGTTCAACTTGGACACAG GCTCGCATGGAAAGAGACATGAGTGCTCGGCGGATATATGGGGAGGAAGAGTCAGCGGAAGGCGCGGCTGGCAGTGAGTTTGGCAAAAAGCACCGCGAGGAAGCACGGCGGAAGAAGTATGGTATTGTGACACGTGAGTTCAAAGGGGAGGACCAGCCCTGGATTCTCAAGGTCAATGGCAAGGCCGGCAAGAG GTTCAGAGGTCTGAAGAAGGGCGGTGTTACAGAAAATGCATCCTACTACATCTTTACACAGTGTCCCGATGGAGCCTTTGAGGCTTTCCCTGTCCACGGCTGGTACAACTTTACACCGCAGTTCAAGCACCGAACTCTCActgctgaggaggctgaggaggagtGGGGCAG AAGAAACAAGGTGGTGAATCACTTCAGCATCATGCTTCAGAGACGTTTCCGGGAGCAGGAACGTGGTGGTGAGGATGATGACGATGAGAACGAGAAGTcggggaagaagaaaaagaaggggggTGGGAGAGGGGGCGACCTGCGCATTCACGACCTGGAAGAGGACCTGGAGATGAGCAGCGATGACAGTGACAGCAGTATGGGGGACG ATGGAGAGGGCAAGACAAAGGCGAAAAAAGCCACGGGGAAAGGtaaagcaaagaagaagaagagaaagagcagTGACAAAGAGGCCTTGGAGGACAGCGATGACGGTGACTACGAGGGTCTAGAGGTGGATTACATGTCCGATGAAAGCAG TTCAGACGAAGAGCTTGAAAAGGGAAAGTCCAGCAAAGGGGAGCACCACCCCAAAG GGATCGATGAGGCGTCTGAAAGTGaggaagagagtgaggaggagaAACAGAATGAAGAGGAAGCaaaagatgaggaggaagaagaagaggaaggaaagaaaaccCCGGTCCAAccggaaaagaagaagaaaaaag ACAGCAGCGGCGAGTCGGAAAGCTCCGACGACAGTGACATCGAGGGAGAGACAGCCTCCGCTCTgttcatg AAGAAGCGCACGCCTCCTAAACGTGGAGGACGTGGCTCTGCGGGCAGCTCCAGGACTGGCAGTCGCCCCGGGACACCATCCATAGACTCTGCCTCCACCTCCAATACACTCAGTGCTGCTGCCAGCAAGCTAGAGCAAG gTAAGAGACCGACTCTGGGTCCTAGCACTGACTCACCCGCTGCCAAAAGACTGAAGATGGAGCCCAGCAGTCAGAGCCCTGTTCCCTCTGGGAAGAGTACGCCTCAACCCCCGTCAGGCAAATCCACTCCTAGCTCAAG TGATGTGCAGCTAACTGAGGAAGCGGTCCGGCGTTACCTCATCCGTAAACCGATGACCACCAAAGACCTGCTGAAGAAGTTCCAGACCAAGCGCACAGGTTTGAGCAGTGAGCAGACTGTCAACGTGCTGGCACAGATCCTGAAGCGTCTCAATCCGGAGCGCAAGAACGTAAATGATAAAATGCACTTCTACCTCACTGAGTAA